The following proteins are encoded in a genomic region of Vulpes vulpes isolate BD-2025 chromosome X, VulVul3, whole genome shotgun sequence:
- the MED12 gene encoding mediator of RNA polymerase II transcription subunit 12 isoform X7 → MAAFGILSYEHRPLKRPRLGPPDVYPQDPKQKEDELTALNVKQGFNNQPAVSGDEHGSAKNVNFNPAKISSNFSSIIAEKLRCNTLPDTGRRKPQVNQKDNFWLVTARSQSAINTWFTDLAGTKPLTQLAKKVPIFSKKEEVFGYLAKYTVPVMRAAWLIKMTCAYYAAITETKVKKRHVIDPFMEWTQIITKYLWEQLQKMAEYYRPGPTGSGGCGSTIGPLPHDIEVAIRQWDYNEKLAMFMFQDGMLDRHEFLTWVLECFEKIRPGEDELLKLLLPLLLRYSGEFVQSAYLSRRLAYFCTRRLALQLDGMSTHSSHVISAQSTSTLPTTPAPQPPTSSTPSTPFSDLLMCPQHRPLVFGLSCILQTILLCCPSALVWHYSLTDSRIKTGSPLDHLPIAPSNLPMPEGNSAFTQQVRAKLREIEQQIKERGQAVEVRWSFDKCQEATAGFTIGRVLHTLEVLDSHSFERSDFSNSLDSLCNRIFGLGPSKDGHEISSDDDAVVSLLCEWAVSCKRSGRHRAMVVAKLLEKRQAEIEAERCGESEAADEKGSIASGSLSAPSAPIFQDVLLQFLDTQAPMLTDPRSESERVEFFNLVLLFCELIRHDVFSHNMYTCTLISRGDLAFGAPGPRPPSPFDDPADDSERKETEGSSSSKLEDPGLSESMDIDPSSSVLFEDMEKPDFSLFSPTMPCEGKGSPSPEKPDVEKEVKPPPKEKIEGTLGVLYDQPRHVQYATHFPIPQEESCSHECNQRLVVLFGVGKQRDDARHAIKKITKDILKVLNRKGTAETDQLAPIVPLNPGDLTFLGGEDGQKRRRNRPEAFPTAEDIFAKFQHLSHYDQHQVTAQVSRNVLEQITSFALGMSYHLPLVQHVQFIFDLMEYSLSISGLIDFAIQLLNELSVVEAELLLKSSDLVGSYTTSLCLCIVAVLRHYHACLILNQDQMAQVFEGLCGVVKHGMNRSDGSSAERCILAYLYDLYTSCSHLKSKFGELFSDFCSKVKNTIYCNVEPSESNMRWAPEFMIDTLENPAAHTFTYTGLGKSLSENPANRYSFVCNALMHVCVGHHDPDRVNDIAILCAELTGYCKSLSAEWLGVLKALCCSSNNGTCGFNDLLCNVDVSDLSFHDSLATFVAILIARQCLLLEDLIRCAAIPSLLNAACSEQDSEPGARLTCRILLHLFKTPQLNPCQSDGNKPTVGIRSSCDRHLLAASQNRIVDGAVFAVLKAVFVLGDAELKGSGFTVTGGTEELPEEEGGGGSGSRRQGGRNISVETASLDVYAKYVLRSICQQEWVGERCLKSLCEDSNDLQDPVLSSAQAQRLMQLICYPHRLLDNEDGENPQRQRIKRILQNLDQWTMRQSSLELQLMIKQTPNNEMNSLLENIAKATIEVFQQSAETGSSSGSTTSNMPSSSKAKPVLSSLERSGVWLVAPLIAKLPTSVQGHVLKAAGEELEKGQHLGSSSRKERDRQKQKSMSLLSQQPFLSLVLTCLKGQDEQREGLLTSLYSQVHQIVNNWRDDQYLDDCKPKQLMHEALKLRLNLVGGMFDTVQRSTQQTTEWAVLLLEIIISGTVDMQSNNELFTTVLDMLSVLINGTLAADMSSISQGSMEENKRAYMNLVKKLRKELGERQSDSLEKVRQLLPLPKQTRDVITCEPQGSLIDTKGNKIAGFDSIFKKEGLQVSTKQKISPWDLFEGLKPSAPLSWGWFGTVRVDRRVARGEEQQRLLLYHTHLRPRPRAYYLEPLPLPPEDEEPPAPTLLEPEKKAPEPPKTDKPGAAPPSTEERKKKSTKGKKRSQPAPKTEDYGMGPGRSGPYGVTVPPDLLHHANPSSISHLSYRQGSIGLYTQNQPLPAGGPRVDPYRPVRLPMQKLPTRPPYTGVLPTTMTGVMGIEPSYKTSVYRQQQPTVPQGQRLRQQLQAKISQGILGQSTVHQMTPSSSYGLQTSQGYTPYVSHVGLQQHTGPAGTMVPPSYSSQPYQSTHPSTNPTLVDPTRHLQQRPSGYVHQQAPTYGHGLTSTQRFSHQTLQQAPMIGTMTPLGAQGVQAGVRSASILPEQQQQQQQQQQQQQQQQQQQQQQQQQYHIRQQQQQQILRQQQQQQQQQQQQQQQQQQQQQQQQAHQQQQQAAPPQPQPQSQPQFQRQGLQQTQQQQQTAALVRQLQQQLSNTQPQPSTNIFGRY, encoded by the exons ATGGCGGCCTTCGGGATCTTGAGCTACGAACACCGGCCACTGAAGCGGCCGCGGCTGGGCCCTCCCGATGTGTACCCGCAAGATCCCAAACAGAAGGAG GATGAACTGACAGCCTTGAATGTAAAACAAGGTTTCAATAACCAGCCTGCTGTCTCTGGGGATGAACATGGCAGTGCCAAGAACGTCAACTTCAATCCTGCCAAG ATCAGTTCCAACTTCAGCAGCATTATTGCAGAGAAGTTACGTTGTAACACTCTCCCTGACACTGGTCGCAGGAAGCCCCAAGTGAACCAGAAGGACAACTTCTGGCTGGTGACTGCACGATCCCAGAGTGCCATTAACACCTGGTTCACTGACCTGGCTGGCACCAAGCCACTCACACAACTAGCCAAAAAG GTCCCCATTTTCAGTAAGAAGGAAGAAGTCTTTGGGTACTTAGCCAAATACACAGTGCCTGTGATGCGGGCCGCCTGGCTCATCAAGATGACCTGTGCCTACTATGCAGCAATTACTGAGACCAAGGTTAAGAAGAGACATGTCATTGACCCCTTCATGG AATGGACTCAGATCATCACCAAGTACTTATGGGAGCAGCTGCAAAAGATGGCTGAATATTACCGTCCAGGGCCCACAGGCAGTGGGGGCTGTGGTTCCACTATAGGGCCCTTGCCCCATGACATAGAGGTGGCTATCCGGCAGTGGGACTACAATGAGAAGCTGGCAATGTTCATGTTTCAG GATGGAATGCTGGACAGACACGAGTTCCTGACCTGGGTACTTGAGTGTTTTGAGAAAATCCGTCCTGGAGAGGATGAATTGCTTAaactgctgctgcccctgctgctccGA TACTCGGGGGAATTTGTTCAGTCTGCATACCTCTCCCGCCGCCTTGCCTACTTCTGTACCCGGAGACTGGCCTTGCAACTGGACGGCATGAGCACTCACTCATCTCACGTTATATCCGCTCAGTCAACAAGCACACTGCCCACCACCCCTGCTCCTCAGCCCCCAACCAGCAGCACACCCTCTACACCCTTTAGTGACCTGCTGATGTGCCCTCAGCACCGGCCCCTGGTTTTTGGCCTCAGCTGTATCCTTCAG ACCATCCTCCTGTGTTGTCCTAGTGCCCTAGTTTGGCACTACTCGCTGACCGACAGCCGCATTAAGACTGGCTCACCACTTGACCACCTGCCTATTGCCCCCTCCAACCTGCCCATGCCAGAGGGCAACAGTGCCTTTACTCAGCAG GTCCGTGCAAAGTTGCGTGAGATCGAGCAGCAGATCAAGGAGCGAGGACAGGCAGTTGAGGTTCGCTGGTCTTTTGATAAGTGCCAGGAAGCTACTGCAG GCTTCACCATTGGACGGGTGCTCCATACTTTGGAAGTGTTGGACAGCCATAGTTTTGAACGCTCTGACTTCAGTAATTCTCTCGACTCCCTTTGTAACCGAATCTTTGGATTGGGGCCTAGCAAGGATGGGCACGAG ATCTCCTCGGATGATGACGCCGTAGTATCATTACTGTGTGAATGGGCTGTCAGCTGCAAGCGTTCTGGTCGGCATCGTGCTATGGTGGTAGCCAAGCTGCTAGAGAAGAGACAGGCTGAGATTGAAGCTGAG CGTTGTGGAGAGTCAGAAGCCGCAGATGAGAAGGGTTCCATTGCCTCTGGATCCCTTTCTGCTCCTAGTGCTCCCATCTTCCAGGATGTCCTCCTGCAGTTTCTGGATACCCAGGCTCCCATGCTGA CGGACCCCCGAAGTGAGAGTGAGCGAGTGGAGTTCTTCAACTTAGTCCTGCTTTTCTGTGAACTGATTCGGCATGATGTTTTCTCACACAACATGTATACTTGCACCCTCATCTCACGGGGGGACTTGGCCTTTGGAGCCCCTGGTCCCCGGCCTCCATCCCCCTTTGATGACCCTGCTGATGACTCAGAGCGCAAGGAGACCGAGGGCAGCAGCAGTAGCAAGCTGGAG gacccagggctcTCAGAGTCCATGGACATTGACCCTAGTTCCAGTGTGCTTTTCGAGGACATGGAGAAACCTGATTTCTCA TTGTTCTCCCCTACTATGCCCTGTGAGGGGAAGGGCAGTCCATCCCCTGAGAAACCAGATGTTGAGAAGGAGGTGAAGCCCCCACCCAAGGAGAAGATAGAAGGGACCCTTGGGGTTCTTTATGACCAGCCACGACATGTGCAGTATGCCACTCACTTTCCCATCCCCCAG GAGGAGTCATGCAGCCATGAGTGCAACCAGCGGTTGGTCGTACTGTTTGGGGTGGGAAAGCAGCGAGATGATGCCCGCCATGCCATCAAGAAAATTACCAAGGATATCCTGAAGGTTCTGAACCGCAAAGGGACAGCAGAAACTG ACCAGCTTGCTCCTATTGTGCCTCTGAATCCTGGAGACCTGACATTCTTAG GTGGGGAGGACGGGCAGAAGCGGCGGCGCAACCGGCCTGAAGCCTTCCCCACTGCCGAAGACATCTTTGCTAAGTTCCAGCACCTTTCACATTATGACCAGCACCAGGTCACGGCTCAG GTCTCCCGGAATGTTCTGGAGCAGATCACGAGCTTTGCCCTTGGCATGTCCTATCACTTGCCTCTGGTGCAGCATGTGCAATTCATCTTTGACCTCATGGAATATTCGCTCAGCATCAGTGGCCTCATCGACTTTGCCATCCAG CTACTAAACGAACTGAGCGTGGTTGAGGCCGAGTTGCTCCTCAAGTCCTCGGATCTGGTGGGCAGCTACACCACCAGCCTGTGTCTGTGCATCGTGGCTGTCCTGCGGCACTACCATGCCTGCCTCATCCTCAACCAGGACCAGATGGCACAGGTCTTTGAGGG GCTGTGTGGCGTAGTGAAGCATGGGATGAACCGATCAGATGGCTCCTCTGCAGAACGCTGTATCCTTGCTTATCTCTATGATCTGTACACCTCCTGTAGCCATTTAAAGAGCAAATTTGGGGAGCTCTTCAG CGACTTTTGCTCCAAGGTGAAAAACACTATCTACTGCAACGTGGAGCCCTCAGAATCCAACATGCGCTGGGCACCCGAGTTCATGATCGACACTCTGGAGAACCCTGCAGCTCACACCTTTACCTACACGGGGCTAGGCAAGAGTCTTAGTGAGAACCCCGCTAACCGCTACAGCTTTGTCTGCAATGCCCTTATGCACGTCTGTGTGGGGCACCATGATCCCGATAG GGTGAATGACATCGCAATCCTGTGTGCAGAGCTGACTGGCTATTGCAAGTCACTGAGTGCCGAGTGGCTAGGAGTACTCAAGGCTTTATGCTGCTCCTCTAACAATGGCACTTGTGGTTTCAACGATCTCCTCTGCAATGTAGAT GTCAGTGACCTGTCTTTTCATGACTCTCTGGCTACTTTTGTTGCCATCCTCATCGCTCGGCAATGTCTGCTCCTTGAGGATCTGATTCGCTGTGCTGCCATCCCTTCACTCCTTAATGCCG cctgcAGTGAGCAGGACTCTGAGCCAGGGGCCCGGCTGACCTGCCGCATCCTCCTCCACCTTTTCAAGACGCCTCAACTCAATCCTTGCCAGTCAGATGGAA ACAAGCCTACAGTAGGAATCCGTTCCTCCTGTGACCGCCACCTGCTGGCTGCCTCCCAGAACCGCATCGTGGATGGAGCTGTGTTTGCTGTTCTCAAGGCAGTGTTTGTACTTG GGGATGCGGAACTGAAGGGTTCGGGCTTCACTGTGACAGGAGGAACAGAAGAACttccagaggaggagggaggaggtggcagtGGCAGTCGGAGGCAGGGTGGCCGCAACATCTCTGTGGAGACAGCCAGTCTGGATGTCTATGCCAAGTACGTGCTGCGCAGCATCTGCCAACAG GAATGGGTAGGAGAGCGTTGCCTTAAATCATTGTGCGAGGATAGCAATGACCTGCAAGACCCAGTGTTGAGTAGTGCCCAGGCCCAGCGCCTCATGCAGCTCATCTGCTACCCACATCGGTTGCTGGACAATGAGGACGGGGAGAACCCCCAGCGGCAGCGCATTAAGCGTATTCTGCAG AACTTGGACCAGTGGACCATGCGCCAGTCTTCCTTGGAGCTGCAGCTCATGATCAAGCAGACCCCTAACAAT GAGATGAACTCCCTCTTAGAGAACATCGCCAAGGCCACAATCGAGGTTTTCCAACAGTCAGCAGAGACAGGGTCATCTTCTGGAAGCACCACAAGCAACATGCCCAGCAGCAGCAAAGCAAAGCCGGTGCTCAG CTCTCTGGAGCGCTCTGGTGTGTGGCTGGTCGCCCCCCTCATCGCTAAGCTGCCCACCTCAGTCCAGGGGCATGTGTTAAAGGCAGCTGGAGAGGAGTTGGAGAAAGGCCAGCACCTGGGTTCCTCTTCCCGCAAAGAACGTGACCGACAAAAGCAGAAGAG CATGTCCCTGTTGAGCCAGCAGCCATTCTTATCTTTGGTGCTGACATGTCTGAAAGGGCAGGATGAGCAGCGTGAGGGCCTTCTCACCTCCCTCTATAGCCAGGTGCACCAG ATTGTGAATAATTGGCGGGATGACCAGTACTTAGACGACTGCAAACCAAAGCAGCTAATGCACGAGGCTCTCAAGCTGCGGCTCAATCTG GTGGGGGGTATGTTTGACACGGTGCAGCGCAGTACCCAGCAGACTACGGAGTGGGCTGTGCTCCTCCTGGAGATCATCATCAGCGGCACTGTCGACATGCAGTCCAACAA CGAGCTCTTCACCACGGTGCTGGACATGCTGAGCGTGCTCATCAACGGGACTCTGGCCGCGGACATGTCTAGCATCTCTCAAGGCAGCATGGAGGAGAACAAACGTGCCTACATGAACCTGGTCAAGAAGCTGCGG AAAGAGCTGGGGGAGCGCCAGTCAGACAGTCTGGAAAAAGTTCGCCAGCTGCTGCCACTGCCCAAGCAGACCCGAGACGTCATCACGTGTGAGCCACAGGGCTCCCTCATTGATACCAAGGGCAACAAGATTGCCGGCTTCGATTCCATCTTCAAGAAGGAG GGTCTACAGGTTTCCACCAAACAAAAGATCTCTCCCTGGGATCTTTTTGAGGGCTTGAAGCCATCAGCACCACTCTCTTGGGGATGGTTTGGAACGGTTCGAGTCGACCGGCGAGTGGCCCGAGGAGAGGAACAGCAGCGGTTGCTGCTCTACCACACAcacctgaggccccggccccgtGCCTATTACCTGGAGCCACTTCCACTGCCACCAGAAGATGAGGAGccccctgctcccaccctgcTAGAGCCTGAGAAAAAGGCTCCAGAGCCCCCCAAAACTGACAAACCTGGGGCTGCCCCACCCAGTACAGAGGAACGCAAGAAGAAGTCCACCAAGGGCAAGAAACGCAGCCAGCCAGCCCCCAAGACAGAG GATTATGGAATGGGCCCAGGGAGGAGTGGCCCCTATGGCGTGACGGTGCCTCCGGACCTCCTACACCATGCTAATCCCAGTTCCATATCCCATCTCAGCTACAGGCAGGGCTCCATAGGCCTGTACACCCAGAATCAGCCACTACCTGCAG GTGGCCCTCGCGTGGACCCATACCGCCCTGTGCGGTTGCCAATGCAGAAGCTGCCAACCCGACCACCTTACACTGGAGTGCTGCCCACAACCATGACTGGAGTCATGGGGATAGAACCCTCCTACAAGACCTCTGTGTACCGACAGCAGCAGCCCACCGTGCCCCAAGGACAGCGCCTTCGCCAACAGCTCCAGGCAAAGATA AGTCAGGGGATATTGGGACAGTCAACTGTCCATCAGATGACTCCCAGCTCTTCCTACGGTTTGCAGACCTCCCAG ggCTATACTCCTTATGTTTCTCATGTGGGATTGCAGCAACACACAGGCCCTGCAGGTACCATGGTGCCCCCCAGCTACTCCAGCCAGCCTTATCAGAGCACCCACCCTTCTACCAATCCTACTCTTGTAGATCCTACTCGCCACCTGCAACAGCGGCCCAGTGGCTATGTGCACCAGCAGGCCCCAACCTACGGACATGGGCTGACCTCCACCCAAAG